From Woronichinia naegeliana WA131, the proteins below share one genomic window:
- a CDS encoding DUF2997 domain-containing protein, which produces MNMETLEFVIYPDGRVKEMVTGIVGNSCQEVTAAIEAQLGNVLSQATTADYYAQTNDQTLKVNQANDYHSW; this is translated from the coding sequence ATGAATATGGAAACCCTAGAATTTGTGATTTACCCAGATGGCCGTGTCAAAGAGATGGTGACGGGAATCGTAGGAAACTCTTGTCAAGAAGTTACGGCGGCGATCGAAGCCCAACTGGGAAATGTTCTCTCCCAGGCCACAACGGCTGACTATTACGCCCAAACCAATGACCAAACTCTCAAGGTCAATCAGGCCAACGATTATCATAGTTGGTAA
- a CDS encoding SDR family oxidoreductase, producing the protein MKALVVGATGETGRRIVETLVARQIAVRAMVRNFDQAKTLLPPQAEIVVGDVLQPQTLKAAIADCDVVFCATGARPSLDITGPYQVDYLGTRNLVDVAKANNIQKFILVSSLCVSQFFHPLNLFWLILFWKQQAEAYLQKSGLNYTIVRPGGLKNEDNANGIVMAGADSLFEGSIPRQKVAQVCVEALFQSTADHKILEIISKPDVSALPLEQLFAQV; encoded by the coding sequence ATGAAAGCCTTAGTAGTCGGCGCAACAGGGGAAACAGGACGGCGGATTGTGGAAACCTTAGTGGCTCGACAGATTGCTGTGCGGGCAATGGTACGAAATTTTGATCAGGCCAAAACGTTATTACCGCCCCAAGCAGAAATTGTCGTGGGAGATGTGCTGCAACCTCAAACCCTAAAGGCCGCGATCGCTGATTGTGATGTGGTCTTCTGTGCAACGGGAGCGAGACCCAGTTTAGATATCACTGGCCCCTATCAGGTGGATTACTTAGGAACTCGCAACTTAGTCGATGTAGCCAAGGCCAATAACATTCAAAAATTTATCTTGGTCTCTTCTCTTTGTGTTTCCCAATTCTTCCATCCTCTCAATCTCTTTTGGTTAATTCTTTTTTGGAAGCAACAGGCGGAAGCCTATCTACAAAAGAGCGGCTTAAATTATACGATTGTGCGGCCTGGGGGTCTAAAAAATGAAGATAATGCCAATGGGATTGTTATGGCTGGGGCCGATAGTTTATTTGAAGGGAGTATTCCCCGTCAGAAAGTAGCACAAGTTTGCGTCGAAGCTCTTTTCCAGTCCACTGCGGATCACAAAATTCTGGAAATTATTAGTAAACCGGATGTTTCTGCCCTGCCCTTAGAACAACTTTTTGCCCAGGTTTAA
- a CDS encoding DNA-directed RNA polymerase subunit beta', which translates to MTFYNYTIDKGRLKKLIAAAFRTHGAARCSQLADELKALGFQFATKAGVSISVEDLTIPPSKKDMLESAEKEIRITETRYARGEITEVERFQKVIDTWNSTSEELKDEVVRNFRETDPLNSVYMMAFSGARGNMSQVRQLVGMRGLMADPQGEIIDLPIKTNFREGLTVTEYIISSYGARKGLVDTALRTADSGYLTRRLVDVSQDMIVREFDCGTERSLRVTAMIEADQVKIKLADRLIGRLLAKDVVDKDGEVIAQRNQEMDEELAEKISRELQKKYDLSPELKSQTPEVWVRSPLTCEAARSVCQCCYGWSLAHGKMVDLGEAVGIIAAQSIGEPGTQLTMRTFHTGGVFTGEVARQVKAPAKGTVKWGPGLNTRKVRTRHGEEAEQVEVAGDLIWKGEGKKPQTQAISLTPGSLVFVQNGDAVEADQLLTEVSLSKAQRSTERATKDVSTDLAGEVFFDKLVPEEKTDRQGNTTRIAQRGGLIWVLSGEVYNLPPGAESVVQNGVEVQVGSVLAETKLTSVSGGVVRHLEGSREIDIITASVLLDQAQVKVESAGGREQYVIYTADGQRFLLKTAPGTKVTNHAIVAELIDDRYRTTTGGLIRYGGIEVAKGTRKQGYEVTKGGTLLWIPEETHEINKDISLLIVENGQYLEGGTEVVKDIFCQSSGVVEVIQKNDILREIIIKPGEYHLDVDPDAIKIEAGQLIQPGTEVLPGVVVTELRQAEWIESTEGLGLLLRPVEEYTVFDEPAAPSQGSQNSDGGRQIELRSVQRLFFKDGERVKSVEGSHLLSTQLVLEMSGDNVDSIAHLSADIELQDDEDEDCQRLQLVILESLVLRRDTENDPHSGTTQTRLLIKDGDQIPAGAVVARTEIQCKEAGLIRGVKSGSESVRRVLIVRDADIQTITVNEPPLVKEGALLVAASPLTSGVSISESGQVLKITEKGDSYEIKLRLARPYRVSPGAVLHIDHEDLVQRGDNLVLLVFERAKTGDIIQGLPRIEELLEARKPKEACILARKPGVCQVEYMEDESVDVKIIEDDGTISEYPLLPGQNAMVADEQRVTVGDPLTDGPANPHEILDVFFSYYVDIKGVYEGALMGLQAAQKFLVNQVQMVYQSQGIDISDKHIEVIVRQMTSKVRIDDGGDTIMLPGELIELRQVEQVNEAMAITGGAPARYTPVLLGITKASLNTDSFISAASFQETTRVLTEAAIEGKSDWLRGLKENVIIGRLIPAGTGFNNHEELLSMADSSEDTGYNRSSSYNLLETVEQPIASRKSRLKVEDLDGDDHMVLDDNIARVYTGNRFRRTNDDNDDEELEEIYEDDFGDDDDDYEDD; encoded by the coding sequence ATGACATTTTACAACTATACGATTGATAAAGGTCGCCTGAAAAAGCTGATTGCTGCGGCTTTTCGGACTCACGGTGCTGCTCGTTGTTCCCAGTTGGCGGATGAATTGAAGGCTCTGGGATTCCAGTTTGCGACTAAGGCGGGGGTTTCTATTAGTGTGGAGGATTTAACCATTCCGCCTAGTAAAAAAGACATGCTGGAAAGTGCGGAAAAGGAAATTCGGATCACAGAAACTCGCTATGCGCGGGGAGAAATTACGGAGGTTGAACGTTTCCAGAAGGTAATTGACACCTGGAATAGCACCTCAGAAGAACTGAAAGATGAGGTTGTTCGGAATTTCAGGGAAACGGATCCGCTTAATTCCGTCTATATGATGGCCTTCTCCGGGGCGCGGGGCAATATGAGCCAGGTACGTCAGTTGGTGGGGATGCGGGGCTTGATGGCGGATCCCCAGGGGGAAATTATCGATTTACCGATCAAAACCAATTTTCGGGAAGGGTTGACGGTAACGGAGTATATTATTTCTTCCTACGGTGCGCGCAAAGGTCTGGTAGATACGGCTTTACGAACGGCGGATTCGGGCTACTTAACCCGTCGTCTAGTCGATGTTTCCCAGGATATGATCGTGCGGGAATTTGACTGTGGTACGGAGCGGAGTTTGCGGGTGACAGCCATGATTGAGGCTGATCAAGTCAAAATCAAGTTGGCCGATCGCCTGATTGGACGTTTATTAGCCAAGGATGTGGTGGATAAAGACGGCGAAGTCATTGCCCAACGAAACCAGGAAATGGACGAAGAGTTGGCCGAGAAAATCAGTCGAGAACTTCAGAAAAAATATGATCTATCTCCAGAATTAAAATCCCAAACACCGGAAGTCTGGGTGCGATCGCCCCTGACCTGTGAAGCGGCCCGTTCTGTTTGTCAATGTTGCTATGGCTGGAGTTTAGCCCACGGGAAGATGGTGGACTTAGGCGAAGCGGTGGGAATCATTGCCGCCCAATCCATTGGCGAACCAGGGACTCAATTAACCATGCGAACTTTCCACACCGGGGGAGTTTTTACTGGGGAAGTGGCTCGTCAAGTCAAGGCTCCTGCCAAAGGAACGGTGAAATGGGGGCCAGGACTCAATACCCGTAAAGTCCGTACCCGTCATGGTGAAGAGGCCGAGCAGGTCGAAGTGGCCGGAGATTTAATCTGGAAGGGAGAAGGTAAAAAGCCTCAAACCCAAGCCATTTCCCTCACGCCTGGTTCTCTTGTCTTTGTCCAAAATGGGGATGCGGTCGAAGCTGATCAGCTATTAACGGAGGTTTCCCTTTCTAAGGCCCAACGTTCAACGGAGCGGGCAACCAAGGATGTATCCACCGATTTAGCGGGGGAAGTTTTCTTTGACAAGTTAGTGCCGGAAGAAAAAACCGATCGCCAGGGCAACACTACCCGTATCGCTCAACGGGGCGGACTGATCTGGGTACTCTCTGGTGAGGTTTATAACTTACCCCCTGGGGCGGAATCCGTTGTCCAAAATGGGGTAGAAGTTCAGGTTGGCAGTGTACTGGCAGAAACCAAACTAACCTCCGTCAGTGGCGGCGTGGTTCGTCATTTAGAAGGTAGTCGGGAAATTGATATTATTACGGCTTCGGTGCTGCTAGATCAGGCCCAGGTCAAGGTTGAAAGTGCCGGTGGTCGGGAGCAATACGTTATCTATACGGCTGATGGCCAACGCTTTTTACTGAAAACTGCTCCTGGAACGAAAGTCACTAATCATGCGATCGTGGCAGAACTGATCGATGATCGCTATCGCACCACAACGGGAGGGTTGATTCGTTATGGAGGCATTGAAGTTGCTAAAGGAACCCGCAAACAGGGCTACGAAGTGACCAAGGGAGGAACCTTACTTTGGATTCCTGAAGAAACCCACGAAATCAACAAAGATATTTCCCTGCTGATCGTTGAGAATGGTCAGTACTTAGAGGGAGGAACTGAAGTTGTTAAGGATATTTTCTGTCAATCCAGTGGAGTGGTAGAAGTCATCCAAAAGAACGATATTCTCCGCGAAATTATTATTAAACCAGGAGAATATCATCTAGACGTAGATCCCGATGCCATTAAAATTGAAGCCGGTCAGCTGATTCAACCAGGGACAGAAGTCTTACCTGGAGTAGTCGTGACCGAATTACGGCAGGCCGAATGGATCGAAAGTACGGAAGGTTTAGGGCTGTTGCTGCGCCCCGTCGAAGAATATACGGTGTTTGACGAACCGGCTGCTCCTTCCCAGGGATCTCAGAATTCTGATGGCGGACGACAAATTGAACTGCGTTCTGTTCAACGTTTATTCTTTAAGGATGGTGAACGGGTTAAATCGGTTGAAGGCTCCCATCTTCTCAGTACTCAATTGGTACTGGAAATGTCAGGCGACAATGTGGACAGTATTGCCCATTTATCGGCGGATATTGAACTGCAAGATGATGAGGATGAGGACTGTCAACGTCTGCAACTGGTGATTTTAGAATCCCTTGTCCTGCGTCGGGATACGGAAAATGATCCCCATAGTGGTACAACCCAAACCCGCCTACTGATTAAAGATGGCGATCAAATTCCGGCCGGGGCTGTTGTGGCTCGCACTGAGATCCAATGTAAGGAAGCGGGTTTGATTCGCGGTGTGAAAAGTGGCAGTGAATCGGTGCGTCGGGTACTGATTGTTCGGGATGCGGATATTCAAACCATTACGGTCAATGAACCTCCCCTCGTCAAAGAAGGTGCTTTGTTAGTGGCAGCTTCTCCCTTAACCAGTGGTGTCTCTATTTCTGAATCGGGGCAAGTGCTGAAAATTACGGAGAAAGGGGATAGCTATGAAATTAAATTGCGTTTAGCGCGTCCTTATCGAGTGTCTCCTGGTGCAGTTTTGCATATTGACCATGAAGATCTCGTACAACGGGGAGACAACTTAGTATTACTCGTGTTTGAACGGGCTAAAACTGGTGATATTATTCAAGGTTTACCTCGGATCGAAGAACTGCTTGAGGCTCGTAAACCCAAAGAAGCTTGTATTCTGGCCCGTAAACCAGGGGTTTGTCAGGTAGAGTACATGGAGGATGAAAGCGTTGATGTCAAGATCATTGAAGATGATGGTACGATCAGCGAATATCCCTTGCTACCAGGCCAAAATGCCATGGTCGCCGATGAACAAAGGGTGACAGTGGGAGATCCTCTGACCGATGGCCCGGCCAATCCTCATGAAATCCTTGATGTTTTCTTCAGTTACTACGTTGATATCAAAGGCGTATATGAAGGGGCGTTGATGGGATTACAGGCTGCCCAGAAGTTCTTGGTCAATCAAGTGCAGATGGTGTATCAGTCCCAAGGGATCGATATTTCCGATAAACATATTGAAGTCATTGTTCGTCAAATGACCTCTAAGGTTCGTATTGATGATGGTGGTGACACAATTATGTTACCTGGGGAGTTGATTGAATTGCGTCAGGTGGAACAGGTGAATGAGGCTATGGCCATTACGGGAGGTGCGCCAGCCCGTTATACCCCTGTACTGCTGGGAATCACAAAAGCCTCTTTGAATACGGATAGCTTTATTAGTGCAGCTTCCTTCCAGGAAACAACTCGTGTGCTAACTGAAGCGGCGATCGAAGGAAAATCCGATTGGTTGCGAGGTCTGAAGGAAAATGTGATTATTGGTCGCCTGATTCCGGCTGGGACGGGATTTAATAACCACGAAGAGCTTCTCAGTATGGCAGATAGCAGCGAAGATACCGGATATAATCGCTCCTCTAGTTACAATCTGCTGGAAACAGTGGAACAACCCATTGCTAGTCGTAAATCTCGTCTCAAGGTTGAAGACTTAGATGGCGATGATCACATGGTGCTAGATGATAACATCGCTCGTGTCTATACCGGCAACCGTTTTCGTCGCACTAATGACGATAATGATGATGAGGAACTGGAGGAAATCTACGAGGATGATTTTGGCGATGACGACGACGATTACGAAGATGATTAA
- the rpoB gene encoding DNA-directed RNA polymerase subunit beta has translation MTNLANSLLPDLIEIQHSSFRWFLEEGLIEELNSFSPITDYTGKLELHFLGKDYKLKEPKYAVDEAKRRDASYSVQMYVPTRLINKETGEIKEQEVFIGDLPLMTERGTFIINGAERVIVNQIVRSPGVYYKKELDKNGRRTYSASLIPNRGAWLKFETDKNGLVWVRIDKTRKLSAQVLLKAIGLSDNEILDSLRHPEFYQKTLDKEGNPSEEEALIELYKKLRPGEPPTVNGGQQLLDSRFFDPKRYDLGRVGRYKLNKKLRLNEPDVTRVLTPKDILAAIDYLVNLEFDIGTTDDIDHLGNRRVRSVGELLQNQIRVGLNRLERIIRERMTVTESDMLTPASLVNPKPLVAAIKEFFGSSQLSQFMDQTNPLAELTHKRRISALGPGGLTRERAGFAVRDIHPSHHGRICPVETPEGPNAGLIGSLATCARVNSYGFIETPYYKVQNGRVLRDTAPLYLTADEEDDMRVAPGDISTDLDGKILGESVPIRYRQEFSTTSPEQVDYVAVSPVQIVSVATSMIPFLEHDDANRALMGSNMQRQAVPLLRPERPLVGTGLEAQAARDSGMVIVSRTHGVVTYVDANKIRVKVADQERHIEYELQKYQRSNQDTCLNQRPLVYVGEDVVPGQILADGSATEGGELALGQNILVAYMPWEGYNYEDAILISQRLVYDDTYTSIHVEKFEIEARQTKLGPEEITREIPNVGEDSLRNLDEHGIIRIGAWVESGDILVGKVTPKGEADQPPEEKLLRAIFGEKARDVRDNSLRVPNGEKGRVVDVRVFTREKGDELPPGANMVVRVYVAQKRKIQVGDKMAGRHGNKGIISRILPLEDMPYLPDGRAVDIVLNPLGVPSRMNVGQVFECLLGWAGENLGLRFKVTPFDEMYGAEASRETVHGLLNDASQKPNKNWVFNPEHPGKIQVFDGRTGEPFDRPVTVGQAYMLKLVHLVDDKIHARSTGPYSLVTQQPLGGKAQQGGQRFGEMEVWALEAYGAAYILQELLTVKSDDMQGRNEALNAIVKGKPIPRPGTPESFKVLMRELQSLGLDIAVHKVELSDDGSSRDVEVDLMIDSQRRAPSRPTYESLHVDDLEEEEV, from the coding sequence ATGACTAACCTTGCTAACAGTCTTTTACCCGATCTGATTGAGATTCAGCATTCCAGTTTTCGCTGGTTTCTTGAAGAAGGATTAATTGAAGAACTCAATAGTTTTTCTCCGATTACCGACTATACTGGTAAGCTAGAACTTCATTTTCTGGGCAAAGACTATAAGCTTAAGGAGCCGAAGTACGCGGTCGATGAGGCAAAACGACGGGATGCCAGTTATTCCGTGCAGATGTACGTTCCGACCCGCCTAATTAATAAAGAAACGGGGGAAATTAAGGAACAGGAAGTTTTTATTGGCGATCTTCCCCTAATGACGGAACGGGGAACTTTTATTATTAATGGAGCCGAACGGGTTATCGTTAACCAAATTGTTCGTTCTCCTGGCGTTTATTACAAAAAAGAATTAGATAAAAATGGTCGTCGTACCTATTCCGCCTCTTTAATTCCGAACCGAGGAGCCTGGTTAAAATTTGAGACCGATAAAAATGGCTTAGTTTGGGTTCGCATTGACAAGACCCGTAAATTATCGGCCCAGGTGTTGCTCAAGGCGATCGGTTTAAGTGATAACGAAATCCTAGATTCCCTGCGTCACCCAGAGTTTTATCAAAAGACTCTGGACAAAGAAGGCAATCCCAGTGAAGAAGAGGCCTTGATCGAACTTTATAAAAAGTTGCGGCCAGGGGAGCCACCGACCGTTAATGGGGGACAGCAGTTACTAGATTCTCGTTTCTTTGACCCCAAACGCTATGATCTTGGTCGGGTTGGTCGGTATAAACTCAACAAAAAATTACGGCTCAATGAACCGGATGTGACCCGTGTACTCACTCCCAAAGATATTTTGGCGGCGATCGATTATCTGGTTAATCTAGAGTTCGATATTGGTACCACCGATGACATTGATCACTTAGGCAATCGTCGAGTTCGTTCCGTTGGGGAATTATTGCAAAACCAAATTCGCGTCGGCTTAAACCGTTTAGAACGTATCATTCGCGAACGGATGACCGTTACTGAGTCCGATATGCTGACTCCGGCCTCCTTAGTTAATCCCAAGCCGTTAGTAGCTGCCATTAAGGAATTTTTTGGGTCTTCCCAACTCTCCCAGTTTATGGATCAAACTAATCCCCTTGCAGAGTTAACCCACAAACGACGGATTTCTGCTCTAGGGCCAGGCGGTTTAACCAGGGAACGAGCCGGCTTTGCGGTACGGGATATTCACCCTTCCCATCATGGTCGTATTTGTCCGGTAGAAACGCCTGAAGGCCCTAATGCCGGTTTAATTGGTTCCCTGGCGACCTGTGCGCGGGTCAATTCCTATGGTTTTATTGAAACACCTTACTATAAAGTCCAAAATGGACGGGTCTTGCGAGATACGGCTCCCCTCTACTTAACGGCAGATGAGGAAGACGATATGCGGGTAGCTCCTGGGGATATCTCCACCGATCTCGATGGTAAAATTCTGGGGGAAAGTGTGCCCATTCGCTACCGTCAGGAGTTTTCCACCACCAGCCCAGAACAGGTAGATTATGTAGCTGTTTCCCCTGTTCAGATTGTTTCTGTTGCTACCTCCATGATTCCTTTCCTGGAACATGACGATGCTAACCGCGCCTTGATGGGCTCTAATATGCAGCGGCAGGCTGTTCCCCTTTTGCGTCCAGAACGTCCCTTAGTGGGAACCGGATTGGAGGCCCAGGCGGCTCGTGACTCTGGCATGGTCATTGTTTCGCGGACACACGGTGTTGTCACCTATGTGGATGCTAATAAGATCCGCGTTAAGGTGGCGGATCAGGAACGGCATATTGAGTACGAACTGCAAAAGTATCAACGGTCTAACCAGGACACCTGTTTAAATCAACGTCCCCTGGTTTATGTCGGCGAAGATGTAGTACCAGGTCAAATTTTAGCGGATGGTTCAGCCACAGAAGGGGGAGAATTAGCCCTCGGCCAAAATATTCTGGTGGCCTATATGCCCTGGGAAGGTTACAACTATGAGGATGCTATTCTCATTAGTCAACGTCTCGTTTATGACGATACCTATACCAGTATCCACGTTGAAAAATTTGAAATTGAAGCTCGTCAAACCAAATTAGGGCCTGAAGAAATTACCCGTGAAATTCCGAACGTAGGGGAAGATTCCCTGCGTAACTTGGATGAACATGGCATTATCCGCATTGGGGCCTGGGTAGAGTCAGGCGATATTCTGGTGGGGAAAGTCACACCAAAGGGGGAAGCCGATCAACCACCGGAAGAAAAACTGCTGCGAGCCATTTTCGGGGAAAAAGCACGGGATGTACGGGATAATTCCCTACGAGTTCCCAACGGTGAAAAGGGTCGGGTTGTGGATGTGCGAGTCTTTACCCGTGAGAAAGGGGATGAATTGCCGCCGGGAGCCAATATGGTCGTTCGGGTTTATGTGGCTCAAAAACGGAAGATCCAAGTGGGCGATAAAATGGCCGGTCGTCACGGTAATAAGGGGATTATTTCCCGTATTTTGCCCCTAGAGGATATGCCCTATCTTCCTGATGGTCGGGCGGTGGATATTGTCCTTAATCCCCTGGGAGTTCCCTCCCGAATGAATGTGGGTCAAGTCTTTGAATGTTTGCTGGGCTGGGCTGGGGAAAATCTGGGTCTGCGCTTTAAGGTGACTCCCTTTGATGAAATGTATGGGGCTGAGGCATCCCGTGAAACGGTACATGGTTTGCTCAATGATGCTTCCCAGAAACCCAATAAAAACTGGGTCTTCAATCCTGAGCATCCTGGTAAAATTCAGGTCTTTGATGGTCGCACGGGAGAGCCGTTTGATCGTCCTGTGACGGTGGGTCAAGCCTATATGTTGAAATTGGTTCACTTGGTTGATGATAAGATTCACGCTCGTTCGACGGGACCTTATTCCTTGGTAACGCAACAACCTTTGGGGGGTAAGGCTCAACAGGGGGGGCAGCGTTTTGGAGAAATGGAGGTTTGGGCTTTGGAAGCCTACGGTGCCGCCTATATCTTGCAGGAGTTGTTAACGGTGAAATCTGACGATATGCAGGGCCGCAATGAAGCTCTCAATGCGATCGTGAAAGGTAAACCGATTCCTCGTCCCGGAACCCCAGAATCCTTTAAGGTTTTGATGCGGGAATTGCAATCCCTCGGTTTAGATATTGCGGTTCATAAGGTCGAATTATCTGACGATGGTAGTAGTCGAGATGTGGAGGTAGATTTGATGATTGATTCTCAACGTCGTGCGCCTAGCCGTCCTACCTATGAGTCTCTCCATGTGGATGATCTGGAGGAAGAGGAAGTTTAA
- a CDS encoding TatD family hydrolase produces MPLIDTHVHINFEVFQPELQSLQTRWQEAGVVHLVHSCVEPGEFQQIQSIADRFSELSFAVGLHPLDAHRWTDTMADQIQKAAQSDRRVVAIGETGLDFFKADNQAWQAQVFQAQLEIAYQLDKPVIIHCRDAAESLRDLILTFQKTNGPVRGVMHCWSGSPVETQWFLDLGFYISFSGIVTFKKAEQIHASAKIVPEDRLLIETDCPFLAPVPQRGKRNEPAYVRYVAEAIAALREVPLEKLAHQTTRNACELFQLTLNTDF; encoded by the coding sequence ATTCCGTTAATCGATACGCATGTCCACATTAATTTCGAGGTCTTCCAGCCTGAACTTCAATCCTTACAAACCCGTTGGCAAGAGGCGGGGGTTGTTCACTTGGTTCACTCCTGTGTGGAACCAGGGGAGTTTCAGCAAATTCAGTCCATAGCGGATCGTTTTTCTGAACTCTCTTTTGCTGTTGGCTTGCATCCCCTAGATGCTCATCGATGGACGGATACAATGGCAGATCAAATTCAGAAGGCGGCTCAGTCTGATCGGCGGGTTGTGGCCATTGGTGAAACAGGCTTAGATTTTTTTAAAGCAGATAATCAGGCTTGGCAAGCGCAGGTCTTTCAAGCCCAACTGGAAATCGCCTATCAACTCGATAAACCAGTGATTATTCATTGCCGTGATGCGGCAGAAAGCCTACGGGATTTAATCTTGACTTTTCAAAAAACGAATGGCCCCGTTCGCGGTGTAATGCACTGCTGGAGCGGTAGTCCCGTCGAAACCCAGTGGTTTTTAGATTTAGGCTTTTATATTAGTTTTAGTGGTATTGTGACTTTTAAAAAAGCTGAACAAATCCATGCCAGTGCCAAAATAGTACCAGAGGATCGTCTTTTAATTGAAACCGATTGTCCTTTTCTCGCTCCTGTTCCCCAAAGAGGTAAGCGCAATGAACCTGCCTATGTTCGTTATGTGGCCGAGGCGATCGCCGCTTTGCGAGAAGTCCCTTTAGAAAAGCTTGCTCATCAAACGACCCGTAATGCTTGTGAACTCTTTCAGTTAACGCTGAACACCGATTTTTGA
- the rpsT gene encoding 30S ribosomal protein S20, which translates to MANTKSALKRIEISERNRLRNKSYKSAIRTLMKKTFLAVDSYKASPNEEALEQVQKNLSSAYSKIDKAVKRNVLHGNNGARKKARLAKALKQATTVAS; encoded by the coding sequence GTGGCCAACACCAAGTCTGCGCTAAAGCGTATTGAAATTTCCGAACGCAACCGACTTCGCAATAAGTCCTATAAGTCGGCAATCAGAACCCTCATGAAAAAAACATTTCTGGCGGTTGATAGCTATAAGGCAAGTCCGAATGAAGAAGCCCTGGAGCAGGTTCAGAAAAACCTGTCTTCTGCCTACAGCAAGATTGATAAAGCTGTTAAACGGAATGTCTTGCACGGCAATAATGGTGCTCGTAAAAAAGCCCGTTTAGCCAAAGCTCTCAAACAAGCAACGACGGTTGCTTCCTAG
- the murI gene encoding glutamate racemase, with product MRKAQLSRIGVFDSGVGGLTVLRELYRQLPKEPILYFGDTARLPYGTRTPQEIIQYVREILTWMGEEQIKMVIMACNTSSALALDIVREEFNIPILGVILPGARAAVRKGKRIGVISTPATAASNAYRNAIQEVDPTAEVWQMPCPEFVPLIEQNRISDPYTKQVAQRYLKPLLDANIDTLVFGCTHYQHLTPVFRDILPASIQLIDPASYVVKAARKELEVLGLSNLQRSLATRFTVSGCPDTFAEVSQQWLGFRPLVEKIHLAPVLTRSIPLEILDVAES from the coding sequence ATGAGAAAAGCTCAACTAAGCCGTATTGGCGTTTTTGATAGTGGTGTGGGTGGTTTAACCGTTTTAAGAGAGCTTTATCGACAACTTCCCAAGGAACCGATTCTTTATTTCGGGGATACAGCCCGATTACCCTATGGAACACGAACTCCCCAGGAAATTATCCAGTATGTTAGGGAAATCCTGACTTGGATGGGAGAGGAACAGATCAAAATGGTGATTATGGCCTGTAATACCAGTTCTGCCCTTGCCCTAGACATTGTTCGTGAAGAATTTAATATCCCCATTTTAGGGGTCATTCTACCTGGTGCCAGAGCCGCCGTTCGCAAAGGTAAACGTATTGGTGTCATTTCTACCCCCGCCACTGCTGCCAGTAATGCCTACCGTAATGCCATTCAAGAAGTTGATCCCACTGCCGAAGTTTGGCAAATGCCTTGTCCAGAGTTTGTCCCGTTAATTGAGCAAAATCGCATTAGTGATCCCTACACCAAACAGGTTGCCCAACGCTACCTAAAACCGCTTTTAGATGCGAATATTGACACACTGGTATTCGGATGTACTCACTATCAACACTTGACCCCTGTTTTTAGGGACATTTTACCGGCCTCGATTCAGTTAATTGATCCCGCCAGCTATGTGGTTAAGGCTGCTCGCAAAGAGTTAGAAGTCTTAGGTTTAAGCAATCTTCAGCGATCATTAGCAACCCGTTTTACCGTTAGTGGTTGTCCCGATACCTTTGCCGAAGTGTCCCAGCAATGGCTAGGGTTTCGTCCCTTGGTTGAAAAAATTCACCTTGCCCCCGTGCTCACTCGATCAATTCCGCTTGAAATACTAGATGTGGCCGAATCTTAA